The following proteins come from a genomic window of Sporohalobacter salinus:
- the gyrA gene encoding DNA gyrase subunit A: MPELKKQEVTSVNIENEMKDAYMDYAMSVIAGRALPDVRDGLKPVHRRILYAMHQLGITPNKSHKKSARIVGEVLGKYHPHGDTAVYDTMVRMAQDFSYRYMLVDGHGNFGSVDGDSAAAMRYTEARMSKLSTKLLSDINKDTVDFKSNFDDTLKEPEVLPARLPNLLINGSSGIAVGMSTNIPPHNLTEVIDGLIAMIDNPELDIIDLMKIIKGPDFPTGGLIMGRKGIKKAFETGKGKVKVRAKSEVEELGNNRERIIVNELPYQVNKAKLVEKIADLVRDGEVEGISDLRDESDRNGMRVVIDLKRSANAKIVLNKLFKHTQLQRTFGIIMLALVNGEPEVLSLKEVLQHYLEHQKEVVTRRTKYKLDKAEARVHILEGLKIAFNNIDAVVKKIRSSESKDIAKERLINNFDLSDKQAEAILKMRLQRLTGLEIEKIESEYQKLIKEIEYLKSILASEEKLLGIIKDEVLELKKKYKDERRTKIVDQEIDLALEDLIEEEEIVITITNNDYIKRIPLDTYRSQHRGGRGVIGINTDTEDSVEQLYTTSTHNYLLFFTNQGRVYRLKGYQIPEASRQAKGTAIINLLDMEPEEKITAVIPIEDFESDNYLLMATKQGIVKRTDLNEFNTNYTGLIALDLQQNDELIDVKLTTGHKDIILGTKLGLAIRFDESEVRSMGRTAKGVKGIDLTLQDEVIGADIIEEGGQLLVVTDKGYGKQTSVNKYRRQSRAGKGLLTIKRTDKNGKLTALKIVEEDDEVMLISKEGIVIRISVSEISSTGRNTQGVNLMNLAEGDQVVSLAHIENEEEE; this comes from the coding sequence ATGCCGGAATTAAAGAAGCAGGAAGTGACATCTGTTAATATTGAAAATGAAATGAAAGATGCATATATGGATTATGCAATGAGTGTTATAGCTGGAAGAGCTTTGCCGGATGTCAGAGATGGATTGAAACCTGTTCATCGCCGTATTTTATATGCAATGCATCAACTAGGTATTACTCCTAATAAGTCACATAAAAAGTCAGCTAGAATAGTTGGAGAAGTTTTAGGTAAGTATCATCCTCATGGTGATACAGCTGTATATGATACTATGGTTAGAATGGCACAGGATTTTTCTTATCGTTATATGCTAGTAGATGGCCATGGTAATTTTGGTTCTGTAGATGGCGATTCTGCTGCAGCTATGCGATATACCGAGGCTAGAATGTCCAAATTATCAACAAAATTATTATCGGATATAAATAAGGATACAGTTGATTTTAAATCTAACTTTGATGATACACTTAAAGAACCAGAGGTTCTCCCAGCTAGATTGCCGAATTTATTAATTAATGGATCTTCTGGGATTGCTGTTGGAATGTCGACTAACATTCCTCCTCATAATTTAACTGAAGTTATTGATGGATTAATTGCTATGATAGATAATCCTGAACTTGATATTATAGATTTAATGAAAATAATTAAAGGGCCTGATTTTCCTACAGGCGGTCTAATTATGGGGCGAAAGGGAATCAAAAAAGCCTTTGAAACTGGAAAAGGTAAAGTCAAGGTTAGGGCTAAGAGCGAAGTTGAAGAATTGGGTAATAATAGAGAGCGAATTATTGTAAATGAGTTGCCTTATCAAGTAAATAAAGCTAAATTAGTAGAAAAGATAGCTGATTTAGTTAGAGATGGAGAAGTAGAAGGAATTTCTGATCTAAGAGATGAATCTGATCGAAATGGAATGAGAGTAGTAATTGACTTAAAAAGAAGTGCTAATGCTAAGATAGTTTTGAATAAATTATTTAAACATACTCAGCTACAAAGAACCTTTGGAATTATTATGTTAGCCTTAGTTAATGGTGAACCTGAAGTACTCAGCCTCAAAGAGGTGCTACAACATTATCTTGAACATCAAAAAGAAGTAGTAACGCGTAGAACTAAGTATAAGCTTGACAAAGCTGAAGCGCGGGTTCATATTCTAGAAGGTTTAAAGATTGCATTTAATAATATAGATGCTGTAGTAAAGAAAATTCGCAGTTCTGAAAGTAAAGATATAGCAAAAGAAAGATTAATTAATAACTTTGATCTATCAGATAAACAGGCTGAAGCTATCTTAAAGATGCGGTTACAGCGGTTAACTGGATTAGAAATAGAAAAGATTGAATCCGAATACCAAAAACTAATTAAAGAGATTGAATATTTGAAGTCAATTTTGGCTAGTGAAGAAAAATTATTAGGGATTATCAAGGATGAAGTTCTTGAGTTAAAGAAAAAATATAAAGATGAAAGAAGAACAAAGATAGTTGATCAAGAGATAGATTTAGCACTTGAAGATTTAATTGAAGAAGAAGAAATAGTAATAACTATTACTAACAATGATTATATTAAACGTATTCCATTAGATACCTATAGAAGTCAACATCGTGGTGGCAGAGGAGTAATTGGCATAAATACAGATACTGAAGATTCTGTAGAACAATTATATACTACTTCTACTCATAATTATCTATTATTTTTCACTAATCAAGGAAGAGTTTATCGCTTGAAAGGTTACCAAATTCCTGAGGCAAGCCGACAGGCTAAAGGAACAGCGATTATTAATTTATTGGATATGGAACCTGAAGAGAAGATTACTGCTGTAATTCCTATTGAAGACTTCGAATCAGATAATTATTTATTAATGGCTACTAAACAGGGAATAGTCAAGAGAACAGACTTAAATGAGTTCAATACAAATTATACTGGACTAATAGCCCTTGATTTACAGCAAAATGATGAATTAATTGATGTTAAACTAACTACTGGTCATAAAGATATTATTCTAGGAACCAAGTTAGGATTAGCAATTAGATTTGATGAATCAGAGGTTAGAAGTATGGGAAGAACAGCTAAAGGAGTAAAAGGAATAGATTTAACTCTTCAAGATGAAGTAATAGGAGCAGACATTATTGAAGAAGGCGGACAATTATTAGTAGTTACAGACAAAGGTTATGGTAAACAAACTTCAGTAAATAAATATCGTCGTCAAAGTAGAGCGGGTAAAGGATTACTTACTATAAAAAGAACAGATAAGAATGGTAAATTAACTGCTTTAAAAATAGTAGAAGAAGATGACGAAGTAATGTTGATTTCTAAAGAGGGAATAGTTATTAGAATTTCGGTATCCGAAATATCATCTACAGGTCGAAATACACAAGGAGTTAATCTTATGAATTTAGCTGAAGGAGATCAAGTAGTTTCCTTAGCTCATATCGAAAATGAAGAAGAGGAATAA
- the gyrB gene encoding DNA topoisomerase (ATP-hydrolyzing) subunit B, with product MDKEEFSHTKYDADQIQVLEGLEAVRKRPGMYIGGTSTRGLHHLVYEVVDNSIDEALAGYCDNIKVIIEPGNIVTVIDDGRGIPISSHPNLDKPAVEIVMTVLHAGGKFDSEGYKVSGGLHGVGVSVVNALSEWLEVEVMRNNKVYHQRYEEGVPVKELTVIGESQKSGTMIKFKPDEKIFESINFEYRKLIKRLKELAYLNKGIKIEIEDKRKEEIKGDVFQYEGGIISFVQELNENKDPIHEEPIYFETADGDNHIEVAIQYNETYVDNIFTFANNINTHEGGNHLSGFKSALTRTINDYARRHDHLKEDDPNLSGDDIREGIVAIVNVKLTDPQFEGQTKTKLANSEIRGIVDSVVSKKLNKFLEENPKVGSIIVQKAIKAAEARKAAKKARELTRRKSALTTTALPGKLADCSSRDPEESELYIVEGDSAGGSAKQGRDRKFQAILPLKGKILNVEKARLNKILNNNEIRSLITALGTGIGEEFNMEKARYKKIIIMTDADVDGAHIRTLLLTFFYRYMRPLLEAGNIYIAQPPLYKVNKGRKEYYVYNDRKLEELLNEIGRNRISMQRYKGLGEMNPQQLWETTMDPENRTTLQVKIEDAVMADDIFTTLMGDKVAPRREFIQKHAKEVEEIDI from the coding sequence ATGGACAAAGAAGAATTTAGTCACACTAAATATGATGCCGATCAAATACAAGTATTAGAGGGTTTGGAAGCTGTTAGAAAGCGACCTGGAATGTATATTGGTGGAACTAGTACTAGAGGGTTACATCATTTAGTATATGAGGTAGTAGACAATAGTATAGATGAAGCTTTAGCCGGTTATTGCGATAACATAAAGGTTATTATTGAACCGGGAAATATAGTAACAGTAATAGATGATGGACGAGGAATACCTATTTCCTCTCATCCTAATTTAGATAAGCCAGCAGTAGAGATTGTGATGACAGTTTTACATGCTGGTGGAAAGTTTGATAGTGAAGGATATAAAGTTTCTGGAGGTTTACATGGAGTAGGTGTATCGGTTGTTAATGCTTTATCGGAATGGTTAGAAGTAGAAGTTATGCGGAATAATAAAGTTTATCATCAACGTTATGAAGAAGGCGTACCTGTTAAGGAATTGACAGTGATTGGTGAAAGCCAAAAAAGTGGAACTATGATTAAATTTAAGCCAGATGAAAAAATTTTTGAAAGTATAAATTTTGAATATAGGAAATTAATAAAAAGACTGAAAGAATTAGCTTATTTAAATAAAGGAATTAAAATTGAGATTGAAGATAAGAGAAAAGAGGAAATAAAAGGAGATGTCTTTCAATATGAAGGTGGCATTATCTCTTTTGTACAAGAATTAAATGAGAATAAGGACCCAATTCATGAAGAACCAATTTATTTTGAAACTGCAGATGGAGATAATCATATTGAAGTTGCTATCCAATATAATGAAACATATGTTGATAATATATTTACTTTTGCTAATAATATCAATACTCATGAAGGCGGAAATCATTTAAGTGGATTTAAGAGTGCCTTAACTAGAACTATTAATGATTATGCTAGACGTCATGATCACTTAAAAGAAGATGATCCTAATTTATCTGGAGATGATATTAGAGAAGGTATAGTAGCAATTGTTAATGTTAAGTTAACTGATCCCCAATTTGAGGGGCAGACTAAAACAAAGTTAGCTAATAGTGAAATTCGTGGTATAGTTGATTCAGTAGTATCAAAGAAGTTGAATAAATTTTTAGAGGAAAATCCTAAAGTAGGTTCGATAATTGTTCAAAAAGCTATCAAAGCAGCTGAAGCAAGAAAAGCAGCTAAAAAAGCTAGAGAGCTAACGAGAAGGAAGAGTGCTTTAACTACTACAGCTTTACCAGGTAAGTTAGCCGATTGTTCTTCACGTGATCCCGAAGAGTCAGAATTATATATTGTCGAGGGAGATTCTGCAGGAGGTTCAGCGAAACAAGGAAGAGATAGAAAGTTTCAAGCTATTTTACCTCTAAAAGGAAAAATATTAAATGTAGAAAAAGCAAGATTAAATAAGATCTTAAATAATAATGAGATTAGATCTTTAATTACTGCTTTAGGAACGGGAATTGGTGAAGAATTTAATATGGAGAAAGCTAGATACAAAAAGATTATTATTATGACTGATGCTGATGTGGATGGAGCTCATATTAGAACTTTATTATTAACTTTCTTCTATCGTTATATGCGTCCGTTATTGGAAGCAGGGAATATTTATATTGCTCAGCCTCCGCTTTATAAAGTAAATAAAGGGAGAAAAGAATACTATGTTTATAATGATCGAAAGTTAGAGGAATTATTAAATGAAATTGGTAGAAATCGTATTTCTATGCAAAGATATAAGGGATTAGGTGAGATGAATCCTCAGCAGCTTTGGGAGACAACTATGGACCCAGAAAATAGAACTACTCTCCAAGTGAAGATTGAAGATGCAGTAATGGCTGATGATATCTTTACTACTTTAATGGGAGATAAAGTTGCTCCTCGAAGAGAATTTATTCAAAAACATGCTAAAGAAGTTGAAGAAATAGATATTTAA
- the remB gene encoding extracellular matrix regulator RemB — translation MLLHLGNDYMIPTKDVVMIADIESTDSEITREFLKVAKEEGFIKNFAKGEPKSFVLTDETIYYSNISSKTLRKRMNYVNRLDRDH, via the coding sequence ATGTTGTTACATTTAGGTAATGATTATATGATTCCTACTAAGGATGTAGTGATGATAGCTGATATTGAATCGACTGATTCAGAAATTACCCGAGAATTTTTAAAAGTTGCTAAAGAAGAAGGTTTTATTAAAAATTTTGCTAAGGGAGAACCTAAATCTTTTGTCTTAACTGATGAAACTATTTATTATTCCAATATATCATCAAAGACATTGAGAAAACGAATGAATTATGTTAATCGCTTAGACCGTGATCATTAG
- a CDS encoding DUF721 domain-containing protein: protein MVKPINRVLEKTLQDLSLSHKIKEQQVLNIWPKVIGDKVKKHTKASYINQGTLFVTVDNSTWAHQLLFLKEDLISRLNQHLDQKMVEDIRFKLGSINSNSTRNHKFEDSFDLSEIELTLEEVNEVEDKLRPVSDEELKQKLYSILVKNKKLNKWKEKEGWVRCDYCSAFHPKEAKNCIICQLKSRKNFSKIENLLIENPWLTYEEIIDFFPSFSYSDYNRIREELLTDFWQDIKERIPQAMKDKNNGRSTQEVRVLIQNYVMLKKRIQPDNLSRNIIKKVIGKNYIQVYDQL from the coding sequence ATGGTTAAACCCATTAATAGAGTCTTAGAAAAGACCTTACAGGATTTAAGTTTAAGTCATAAAATTAAAGAACAACAGGTATTAAATATTTGGCCAAAAGTTATTGGAGATAAAGTAAAGAAGCATACTAAAGCTAGTTATATTAATCAAGGGACTTTGTTTGTAACGGTTGACAATTCTACCTGGGCGCACCAATTACTTTTTTTAAAAGAAGATTTAATTTCTCGTTTAAATCAACACTTAGATCAAAAAATGGTTGAGGATATTAGATTTAAACTTGGTTCTATTAATTCAAATTCAACAAGAAATCACAAATTTGAAGATTCATTTGATTTAAGTGAAATAGAATTAACTTTAGAAGAAGTGAATGAAGTAGAAGATAAGTTAAGACCAGTATCGGATGAAGAGTTAAAGCAAAAACTTTATTCTATTTTAGTAAAGAATAAAAAATTAAATAAATGGAAGGAGAAAGAAGGTTGGGTAAGATGTGATTACTGTTCTGCTTTTCATCCTAAAGAAGCAAAAAATTGTATAATATGTCAGTTAAAGAGTAGGAAGAATTTTAGTAAAATAGAGAATCTATTGATAGAAAATCCTTGGTTGACTTACGAAGAAATTATTGATTTCTTTCCTAGTTTTTCGTATTCAGATTATAATCGTATTAGGGAGGAATTACTAACTGATTTCTGGCAAGACATAAAAGAAAGAATTCCACAAGCAATGAAAGATAAAAATAATGGTAGATCTACCCAAGAGGTTAGAGTTCTAATTCAGAATTATGTTATGTTAAAAAAGAGAATTCAACCTGACAATTTGAGTAGAAACATCATTAAAAAAGTTATTGGCAAGAATTATATTCAAGTTTATGACCAGTTATAG
- the recF gene encoding DNA replication/repair protein RecF (All proteins in this family for which functions are known are DNA-binding proteins that assist the filamentation of RecA onto DNA for the initiation of recombination or recombinational repair.) produces the protein MYLTNLFLKNFRNYHTLELKLNRNLNIFIGNNAQGKTNILEAIYLLSTGDSHRTNVTSEMVNWQQDSFYISSLVNKKEQEFEIELLFKNRKKEVKINDNKLKKLEDLLGYINSIIFSPEDLKLVKGSPSKRRKFINLEISQINSYYYHNLQEYRKIIRQRNNLLKEIREGKSSKDMLVVWNQQLINLGSKIITKRLNALDKLSILARLMHRKITDGLETLDLSYQSSLDLSKDDTTVEKIKSIFTEKLKTNQQKEIQRGVSLFGPHRDDILFKVNDINIRKFGSQGQQRTAALALKLAELEFMKSEIGEYPILLLDDVFSELDSSRQRYLLKVIENKIQTFITSTEINKLHKLEENKNIYQVKGGKVMETTYNG, from the coding sequence TTGTATCTTACCAATCTTTTTTTGAAGAATTTCAGAAATTATCATACCTTGGAACTTAAATTAAATAGAAATCTAAATATATTTATTGGAAATAATGCTCAGGGGAAAACTAACATTTTAGAAGCTATATACTTATTAAGTACAGGAGATTCACATCGAACTAATGTTACATCTGAGATGGTAAATTGGCAACAAGATAGTTTCTATATTAGCAGTCTTGTAAATAAAAAAGAACAAGAATTTGAAATTGAACTTTTATTTAAAAATAGAAAAAAAGAAGTAAAAATTAACGATAATAAATTAAAGAAATTAGAAGATTTATTAGGCTATATTAATTCTATTATCTTTTCGCCTGAAGATTTAAAATTAGTTAAGGGAAGTCCGAGTAAACGAAGAAAATTTATCAATTTAGAAATTTCCCAAATTAATTCTTATTATTATCATAACTTACAAGAATATAGAAAAATAATAAGACAACGTAATAATTTATTAAAAGAAATTAGAGAAGGCAAAAGTTCTAAAGATATGTTGGTAGTTTGGAATCAGCAATTGATTAATTTAGGGAGTAAGATAATTACTAAGCGATTAAATGCTTTAGATAAATTGAGTATTTTAGCTCGATTAATGCATCGTAAAATCACTGATGGTTTGGAAACACTAGATCTATCTTATCAATCATCATTAGATTTAAGTAAAGACGATACTACTGTAGAAAAAATTAAGTCAATCTTTACAGAAAAATTAAAAACTAATCAACAAAAAGAAATTCAACGTGGAGTTAGCCTATTTGGTCCTCATCGAGATGATATTTTATTTAAAGTAAATGATATAAATATTAGAAAATTTGGTTCGCAAGGACAACAAAGAACTGCAGCTTTAGCTTTGAAATTGGCTGAATTGGAATTTATGAAATCAGAAATAGGTGAATATCCTATTTTATTGTTAGATGATGTTTTCTCAGAGCTGGATAGTAGTAGACAAAGATATTTATTAAAAGTAATTGAAAATAAAATACAAACTTTTATAACTAGTACTGAAATAAATAAATTACATAAATTAGAGGAAAACAAAAATATTTATCAAGTTAAAGGAGGTAAGGTCATGGAGACCACATATAATGGTTAA
- a CDS encoding RNA-binding S4 domain-containing protein, with translation MEKIKINTESINLSQFLKWGNIVSTGGEAKLLIKKGKVMVNGEIEKRRSFTLYPGDIITIGKEEYKLISQ, from the coding sequence GTGGAAAAAATTAAAATTAATACCGAAAGCATTAATTTGAGTCAGTTTTTGAAGTGGGGAAATATTGTTTCAACTGGAGGCGAAGCTAAATTACTTATAAAAAAAGGAAAAGTAATGGTTAATGGTGAAATAGAAAAAAGACGTAGCTTTACTTTATATCCAGGTGATATAATTACAATAGGAAAAGAAGAATATAAACTCATAAGCCAATAA
- the dnaN gene encoding DNA polymerase III subunit beta, translated as MQIKIDKNDFYDGIQTVRKAISSKSTLPILSGILIKTQEEELKLVGTDLELGIECKVNANIIKDGSIVLPANYLANIIRELPNKELNLELKEDNKVEISCGSSEFKIHGSPADEYPLLPEVNSDTEYNLSQETFQKMIDRIKFATSDDESRPFLTGGLLSIDNKNLKLVATDSYRLAYTQLELENDLEKQEIIIPSKTLDELSKLLTSEDDIRLLIADNQILFEFSGIVIISRLIEGQFPNYKQVIPNNHETEVKLERKKLLNSAKRAALVARNNSNIIKTKFHDNKLIIESNAPEVGQAYEELSTSQQGDNTEIAFNANYLIDVLKVIDEEEILIELSGELSPGVIKEVDNDNYIHVIMPVRST; from the coding sequence ATGCAAATAAAGATTGACAAAAATGATTTTTATGATGGCATTCAAACTGTTAGAAAAGCTATTTCCTCTAAAAGTACTTTACCTATTTTATCTGGTATTTTAATTAAAACCCAAGAGGAAGAACTTAAATTAGTTGGTACAGATTTAGAATTAGGAATAGAATGCAAAGTAAATGCAAATATTATAAAAGATGGCTCTATTGTATTACCTGCTAATTATTTAGCTAATATTATTAGAGAACTTCCAAACAAAGAATTAAATTTAGAATTGAAAGAAGATAATAAAGTAGAAATTTCTTGTGGATCATCTGAATTTAAAATTCATGGCTCTCCAGCTGATGAATATCCATTGTTACCGGAAGTTAATTCAGATACTGAATATAACTTATCTCAAGAAACATTTCAAAAAATGATCGACCGAATTAAATTTGCTACCTCAGATGATGAAAGTAGACCATTTTTAACTGGAGGATTACTATCTATAGATAATAAAAATTTAAAGTTAGTTGCTACTGATTCTTATCGATTAGCTTATACTCAGCTAGAATTAGAGAATGATTTAGAAAAACAAGAAATAATTATCCCTAGTAAAACATTAGATGAATTAAGTAAGTTATTAACTTCAGAAGATGATATTAGACTTTTAATTGCTGATAACCAAATTCTATTTGAGTTTTCAGGAATTGTCATTATATCTCGTTTAATAGAAGGACAGTTTCCAAATTATAAACAAGTAATTCCTAATAATCATGAAACTGAAGTTAAATTAGAAAGAAAAAAATTACTTAATTCTGCTAAAAGAGCAGCATTAGTTGCTAGAAATAATTCTAATATAATTAAGACAAAGTTTCATGATAATAAGTTAATAATAGAATCTAATGCTCCAGAGGTTGGACAGGCATATGAAGAATTAAGTACTTCACAACAAGGTGACAACACTGAAATAGCTTTTAATGCTAATTATCTAATTGACGTTTTAAAAGTAATAGATGAAGAAGAAATATTAATTGAATTATCTGGTGAATTAAGTCCTGGAGTAATTAAAGAAGTAGACAATGACAATTATATTCATGTAATTATGCCAGTTAGATCAACTTAG
- the dnaA gene encoding chromosomal replication initiator protein DnaA has product MENRNLKEIWQEALEIFKSELSKPSFKTWLKSTKLISIEDDYAIIEVPNDFSKDWLETRYSNLIKETISQLLEKEVNIKFAIPNDKEEELVNKEKQNKKTDNNENDEDDNPASLNPKYTFDTFVIGSSNRFAHAASLAVAEAPAKAYNPLFIYGDVGLGKTHLMHAIGHYILKHNSDLKVVYVTSEKFTNELINSIRDDNTVNFRNKYRNIDILLIDDIQFLAGKERTQEEFFHTFNALHEANKQIIISSDRPPKEIPTLEERLRSRFEWGLITDIQEPDLETRIAILRKKATLEDLEVPNEVIVYIANQIHSNIRELEGALIRVVAYSSLTNKEITVELAQEALKDIISTTETKEINIKLIQQIVTNHYNLEIEDMKSRKRTRAIAFPRQVAMYIARELTDSSLPKIGEEFGGRDHTTVLHAYNKIEEKKEEDAKFKSTIKTLINKIKN; this is encoded by the coding sequence ATGGAAAATAGAAATTTAAAAGAGATCTGGCAAGAAGCTTTAGAAATATTTAAATCAGAATTAAGCAAGCCCAGTTTTAAAACTTGGCTTAAATCCACTAAATTAATATCTATTGAAGATGATTATGCTATAATTGAAGTTCCTAATGATTTTTCTAAAGACTGGTTAGAAACTAGATATTCTAACCTAATTAAAGAAACAATCAGTCAATTGCTTGAAAAAGAAGTCAATATAAAATTTGCAATTCCTAATGATAAAGAAGAAGAATTAGTTAATAAAGAAAAACAAAATAAAAAAACTGATAATAATGAAAATGATGAAGATGATAATCCAGCTTCTCTAAATCCTAAATATACCTTTGATACATTTGTTATTGGTAGTAGTAATCGATTTGCTCATGCTGCATCTTTAGCTGTAGCTGAAGCACCAGCTAAAGCATATAACCCACTTTTCATTTATGGAGATGTGGGATTAGGAAAGACACACTTAATGCATGCCATTGGACACTATATTCTCAAACATAATTCTGATCTTAAAGTTGTTTATGTTACTTCAGAGAAATTTACTAACGAATTAATTAATTCAATTAGAGATGACAATACCGTCAACTTTAGAAATAAATATAGAAACATTGATATTCTCTTGATAGATGATATTCAATTTTTGGCGGGAAAAGAACGTACACAAGAAGAATTCTTTCATACCTTCAACGCTCTACATGAAGCAAATAAGCAGATAATAATTTCAAGTGATCGACCTCCCAAAGAAATCCCAACTTTGGAAGAACGTTTAAGATCACGATTTGAATGGGGCTTGATCACTGACATTCAAGAACCTGATCTAGAAACTAGAATTGCTATTTTGCGTAAAAAAGCTACCTTAGAAGATCTTGAAGTACCTAACGAAGTTATAGTTTATATTGCTAACCAAATTCATTCTAACATTAGAGAATTGGAAGGGGCTTTAATTAGAGTTGTAGCTTATTCTTCACTAACTAATAAAGAAATTACAGTTGAATTAGCCCAAGAAGCTTTGAAGGATATTATTTCTACCACAGAAACAAAAGAAATAAACATTAAATTAATTCAACAAATAGTGACTAATCACTATAATCTTGAAATAGAAGATATGAAATCAAGAAAAAGAACAAGGGCAATTGCTTTTCCTAGACAAGTTGCAATGTATATTGCTAGAGAGTTGACAGATTCTTCTCTACCAAAAATTGGCGAAGAATTCGGTGGACGTGATCACACGACAGTTTTACATGCTTATAACAAAATTGAAGAAAAGAAAGAAGAAGATGCGAAATTTAAGAGCACCATTAAAACCTTAATAAATAAAATAAAAAATTAA
- the rnpA gene encoding ribonuclease P protein component yields the protein MNNKDESFPKSERLTKTHQFKRVYNQGNSISNNLVVLYTLKRSSGNRRIGFSVSKKVGNAVVRNRIKRILKEIYRRNKSELINNIDLVFIARQGISSASYQEIKNSVFDLFAKAKIMQ from the coding sequence ATGAATAATAAAGATGAGTCCTTTCCTAAAAGTGAAAGACTAACAAAGACTCATCAGTTCAAGCGAGTCTATAATCAAGGAAATTCAATTTCTAATAATTTAGTAGTTTTATATACGTTAAAAAGAAGCAGTGGGAATAGGAGAATAGGTTTTTCAGTTAGTAAAAAAGTTGGAAATGCAGTTGTGAGAAATAGAATTAAGAGAATTTTAAAAGAGATCTATCGGCGTAATAAGAGTGAATTAATTAATAACATAGATTTAGTGTTTATTGCTCGCCAAGGAATTAGTAGTGCTTCCTATCAAGAAATTAAAAATTCTGTGTTTGATCTTTTTGCAAAAGCTAAAATTATGCAGTAA
- the yidD gene encoding membrane protein insertion efficiency factor YidD, with the protein MLTRLLLILIKFYQKFISPLKLGRCRFYPTCSNYALEAISKYGCFKGGLMSIKRILCCHPFHSGGYDPVE; encoded by the coding sequence ATGTTAACTAGATTATTGTTAATCTTGATTAAATTTTATCAAAAGTTTATTTCCCCTTTAAAGTTAGGGAGATGTAGATTTTATCCTACTTGTTCTAATTATGCTTTAGAAGCAATAAGTAAATATGGTTGTTTTAAGGGTGGTTTGATGTCTATAAAAAGAATTTTATGTTGTCACCCATTTCATTCTGGAGGTTATGATCCAGTAGAGTAA